From Octopus sinensis linkage group LG14, ASM634580v1, whole genome shotgun sequence:
taaaattgacaagaaggctgagggtgtcttggcatcactcagcaagacgtTTGTCAgctgctctccagctatctatttaagactgtatatggctatggtgtggccacacttggaatttgcatcactagtctggaacccctatcttcgtcagaacattgacctcctggaaaatGTTCAGAGATGTGCTACCAAGCAATTGCCTTCCATCAGACATTGACCATACTCTGAAttccttgcttccctgggcatagatacattgaagctcCGATGTCTGGTAACTGACTGAGCAAACTCCCACAAAATTAATACCCATCATGCCAACAACCACCTTAAGCACCTTTTTGAGCTCTATATATCTAACACAAATTGGTGtgtctacaaagtcagaaaacagcacagctcccatgacttttggaaacattttttcaaactCAGAGtttctgaagcatggaacaaattaCCTGCATCAACTGTTAGCTgccaagacattgcatcctttaagaACTCCATACTTCCTGAACCTTGCCAAtgctacacctgatatccccacCACTCCATACGTATGCACAAATGTACATCATGACTCTTACACTGTTCACTTCTCtgatttttgtatataattctatgtactgtacatacacctttgatgagttgtaatTCACCTgaacactatacacaataatttcattatcattattattactattaatattattagttataTTGTTAAGAGACTTGACAGAACATTCAAGAGACCAAGTGACTACATAGATTATTTCACTTTGAATatcaacacaaaatatttaagtGAGAAAAAGTTATCAAACTTTGTGCATATCCAGGTCTTAAaacttttttcaatatttactctGCATCATAGCTTTTAATACTGTATGACTTTATGTTTCCACCTCAAAGTTGCCCCATTAGCCTGCTGCTGCCAACTTTAATGCTGGGGAGATGAAGATTACTTATTTCTTCCATGcttcatttgaatgaaatatgAACATTccactaacatacacatatataacctgcatatgtatgttttattggaTGGCTAATGACTTATCTAAGTTTACCTGCTCTTTGATAAGTTTTGTTATTCATCCTGCAGCTTATCCAAAATCACCCTTCACACCATGCAAGTTTGGTGGAATTAACAGCTCTGTAGCCAACAACCTAATTATGAAACAAGTTGGACTGGGTTAGATATTGCCAGATGCACCCACAAGTGACCTAACATCAAATTCCATTTAACAGCTAAGTATGATAAATAGATGCAATGATAGTGTTTGAAAAATAATGTGtttcttttacattatttacaatctgTAATTCAGTAATTTCAATCTTAGGAATAAGTTCATAATGAGAAAACTTTCATAAAAACTTCATAAAAGCAAATAGCACAGTTTATGTGTTAAAATCTCTTATTATGTCTAATTTTGGATATAGAGGCAATGCATTCTCAGTCTAATCACTTCAtatatgtgaagagataattttatttactatgatttaaattttttttataattagggAATATACTTCTATGTTGTACCAAGTATGGATTTTGCTTCATTCAGAAAACTGGCCACATGCACATATGAGACTATCAAAATTTTACTTCATTATTTCATAATGTTACAAACATTTCtaaatattattgattatattacaTGATAAATGTTGTACActtgattttagtatacatatttTCTCCATATTAATATTTGTGTATAATGACTGTTTGATTCAAGCAAtgccttttatattctttttagatTTTGAGGTATATCcatgaataataatgaattaCAATAATGAGATGACAAGCAATACTTTGCAGTTTTACCTTTTCTATGGACTAATGTATTCTGTCATGTCGATAGACTACATTTACCATGTCAATGAAGAAGAcagtccacacacatacattggagATATTGCAGCTAACTCTAACCTATCAAATCCTCTTACACATCAACGGCTCACACTCATTACATTTACACAACTACAGAGAACAGTATCAAGTGGTTCTCACTTATTTAATGTCACAAGCTTAGGAAAACTATACACTACTCAAACATTGGATGCTGAAAAACTTTGTGTTTACAAGAAAGAATGCTCTAGAACTGTTAAAGTAGCAGTAAGGAAAGAGGAAACATTTCTAAagatattaaacattaaaataattatagaagATATTAATGATCATCAACCAGAGTTCccatcaaacaaaataaaaatcaaattctaTGAAACAGATGTGAAAGGATCAACAAAATCAATACCAAATGCTGTTGATAAAGACATTAGTCTTCCAAATTCTAAGATAATATATAAACtcaaagataaaagcaaaaaattcTCGCTCTCCATATTTAAAGAATCTGATGGaataaatttacttaaaataATTCTAGAAGGAATGTTAGATAGAGAATTAAAAGACACATATATGTTACAGTTGATTGCAAGAGATGGGGGTTCTCCACCAAAAGAAGGTATTCTGAACATTGAAATATCTGTTATTGATGTCAATGATAACAGACCTACGTTTacacaaaaattatataataccACCATCAGTGACACACATCATATATCTtctcctgtttttgttttattggcAACAGATTTAGATTCTGGtcaaaatggaaatattaattattttttacataGAAATACAAATGAATATGATAAAAAGTATTTCAAATTAAATCATAAATCTGGAGAAATCTTCATCAATGATAATTTCTTTAGAAATAAggaaagtaaataccagttatacGTTGAAGCTAGGGATGGTGGAAATCCTTCATTAAGCTCCATGTCAACGTTGATTATAAATGTAATTAACAATCAAAATAATGCTCCAGcaataaatatagattttatatcACCTTTAACAAAGACTTCTACAGGTATTTCAGAAGCAAGTAAAATTGGGAGTTTTATAGCTTATGTTATGGTCATTGACACTGATAATGGGCCTAATGgacaaattaaatgtaatattcacCATAAAATGTTCCAGCTTTCTAATATGGgttctaaagaatataaaatattggtGAAAGAACCTCTTGACAGAGAAACTATAGACCATTATGTTGTTTCTATTGTATGTCATGACATGGGATCACCTCCATTAAAGACTAAGAAACAGTTCTCTGTCAAAGTAACTGATGTCAATGATGTAGAACCACATTTTACCAAAGAGACATTCCAATTCCTCACCTATGAAAACCAGAAAGTTAACTTCCCTATTGGCTTCATCAATGCTACAGACCCTGATCTTGGAGATGGAGGCCAACTTACATATTCTAtcatcaatgataacaacaatgataacattccTTTCCAACTGACAAAATATGGATTTATTTCTACATCACAACCAATAGATCGAGAAGTGAAAGACATCTATAATTTACAAGTTTTAGTCAAAGATAATGGAACACCTTCTCTGAACAACACTGCTAACATTCTTATTGAGATtctagataaaaatgataatgcacCTTATTTCATCTTTCCTAACAATGACCCTTACAATCTAGATGTCCACTACCATCCACACAGTAAGAAGGACATCACAATTCTGAAAGCATCTGACAAAGACACTGGAAACAATGCTTTCCTCACATATGGAATACTGAGATCCAATGATAAAAACCTGTTTACAGTGAACTCACACACTGGTGTGTTATCTTTCTCTCgcacagtttaccaaaatgatgcagGAACATATGAGCTGCAGTTTATAGTGAAAGACGGTGGTACTCCAGTTCAATCAGCAACAACTGCTATCATACTAACACTGTTTGTTAGTAATGATACATCTCCAATGTTGACTGCTGTCCACTCACAGTCTGATAACAACCTGAATATGACTTGGATAATTATCATTGTAGCAGCAGCTGTAATACTATCTGTGGCTATTGTAGTGTCAATAACAATGTGTGTTTTCAAATGTATTAATCACTTCAATAATTCATCTGCAGAAAAAGATAATCCAAAATTTCTCTCTCAGACTGAAATGAGACAAATTCTGTATCAGACAAACAATCCTGTTGCAATAACTCGGAATGCAGAAGAGATATTTAGCAGAAATCTTCAGTCAATAAACCCTAAATGTTCATACTATCCAGAAATAGACCAGTTGACCAATGAATGGAACTACTCAACAACACCCAGAAAACTTCCACCAGTTCCACAGGTACCTATGCCATATATCTATTTTTCAAgtgttatattttttgattttcttctttaatCTATACTTTTCAATGTTGTATAGGTCATCAAATTCTAATTCATATAGACACAAGAGATTGTGAAACAGTGTTCACTGCTAGtatagattggatggtttgacaggagctgctaAGTCACAGCACTGTGCCAAGCTCCACTGTCTACTTTGGCCtgctttttacagctggacacccttcctaacaccaaccaccttccTGAGTAAACTGCATACTTTTTGTGAGGTACCAGTGCTAGAAAGGTCACCAAGAAACTTGCAAGGCAAAGCTCACTTGAGTGGTATGGAGTGTtgaaggaggtggctttgtgctggGTGATGAGAGGAAAGAGACTGACCGAAGGGGAAAAAGGTGTTCTGTTGTGGAGGAGATATATGGTTATTGTAGTTgtggtggggagagaaagagataaatagatagatagatagagagtgagagagagagcaagagcaaGAGAGTCAACAAAAGTCAGAGGTGGTGAGAGAGATGGTGACTATGTGCCAAGGCATACTCTCAAGttaaaaagatatgtatataaatggaatgGTAAAGGATTTCTTAGGATACATGAGTAAAAAGTTCTTATAAGTGCAAAAaggggagagaaaaggaaaagtggGGAGGGGTGGATGCAGTGAATGGTGAAACATTGGTATATGGGGGAGGAGGCAACAGGCTAGCAATGATACATTTGGCAGTGGAGAGGACATGATTGGGCTACAGGAGTGAGAAGATAAAGGTAAGTATAGTGCATGGTGGGGAGCAGAAGAAGAGatgtaatttgatttgatttgctaGGGtacaatgtgtgaatgaatgttaCATGTTGGTAGAATACACAGCACTTCCAGGAAACAGTTTCACTGAGGTGGGCCGGACTTCCTAAGAACATCATACGGCCAGACATCTTGATCCATTGTCATCTCCTATATGAGGGCCAACTTCTTGAGATCAGTCcccactacttcatcccatgtctttctgggtttcCACAGGTGCCATCCACTTTAAGAGACTGACACTtatttatacagctgtcttcattcacaCTTATCACATGTGCAAACAATCATAgccttacagttctatatttaagagatgaggaattatgtacattatttacacatgatggatatttgtcctcatcttgtttgttgttaatacaatatTTCGGTGGATATCGCCTCCAGCCTTCATCCGGAactaaggaaggataggaaaatattggatttataagccctaaaattcactccataattgcccacaggtatatgatgtagtggttaagagcgcaggctactaaccccaagattccaagttcgattgcAGGCAGAggcctgaataataacaataataataataacattgaaaaataccttaggaatgagagcccaggtttgaaatttccccaagacacctgatgaaggctggagggtatagcagccgaaacgttgtgttatccgaaacatgttaaatgtaaataatgtaaataaatcatAGTCCTCTcccttgcatgctacatttgattcaacttctctcttgcatgccacatttGATTGAACTcttgcactttgtcatacatgcgcactgatgttgcacatcagCTTTATTCCTCACTAGTCATCTACATTTGCCTCTCACTtgaatggaatttcttccaacacCTTTCCCACATACtgaacagggccatctacctgaaagaaGGAGAATCTTATTTGCTTTCTGCAATTTCACTACAGATTCTACTATAAAAgtgaggtcatcagcatatagttgT
This genomic window contains:
- the LOC115219413 gene encoding protocadherin-18-like translates to MSTLIINVINNQNNAPAINIDFISPLTKTSTGISEASKIGSFIAYVMVIDTDNGPNGQIKCNIHHKMFQLSNMGSKEYKILVKEPLDRETIDHYVVSIVCHDMGSPPLKTKKQFSVKVTDVNDVEPHFTKETFQFLTYENQKVNFPIGFINATDPDLGDGGQLTYSIINDNNNDNIPFQLTKYGFISTSQPIDREVKDIYNLQVLVKDNGTPSLNNTANILIEILDKNDNAPYFIFPNNDPYNLDVHYHPHSKKDITILKASDKDTGNNAFLTYGILRSNDKNLFTVNSHTGVLSFSRTVYQNDAGTYELQFIVKDGGTPVQSATTAIILTLFVSNDTSPMLTAVHSQSDNNLNMTWIIIIVAAAVILSVAIVVSITMCVFKCINHFNNSSAEKDNPKFLSQTEMRQILYQTNNPVAITRNAEEIFSRNLQSINPKCSYYPEIDQLTNEWNYSTTPRKLPPVPQIYNKQVADGSYEQGDNSSTLTSNNLSDTLPSQRDHNCAWNEGDIKHQPAEYSNYTPNIPPMPKSGQEQDTYLEPIYKK